The following are encoded in a window of Panicum virgatum strain AP13 chromosome 5N, P.virgatum_v5, whole genome shotgun sequence genomic DNA:
- the LOC120673511 gene encoding calmodulin-binding protein 25-like produces MANRFAGLDPTWAHLPTPAPTHAAASHCCSFPAAAFENKALTSALRASMAPAHAYAYAAAAAASPFSSPATPSSSTTSSASELLSSGHDAPAPSSGPAGRPPARALKGPKAGRVSKRKPRPLRRPQTTYITADPANFRRMVQEVTGLPARVPAGPPSSVAPERTAAAAAPSWTLAPSFVLPTLDTSAFLLDRAAPAPEVKSSSRGYAPAATAPTAAAAGNDDPLALLVQMEAMIDFPTLESWGII; encoded by the coding sequence ATGGCAAACCGCTTCGCTGGCCTCGACCCCACCTGGGCCCACctcccgacgccggcgccgacccacgccgccgccagccactGCTGCTCCTTCCCCGCCGCTGCCTTCGAGAACAAGGCGCTCACCTCCGCGCTCCGCGCCTCCATGGCGCCCGCCCACGCCTAcgcctacgccgccgccgccgccgcctcgcccttctcctccccggccaccccgtcctcctcgacgacctcctccgcctccgagcTCCTCTCCAGCGGCCAcgacgcgccggcgccgtcgtccgGGCCCGCTGGCCGCCCGCCGGCTCGGGCCCTGAAGGGACCTAAGGCCGGCCGCGTCAGCAAGCGCAAGCCGCGGCCTTTGCGGCGCCCGCAGACCACCTACATCACCGCGGACCCGGCCAACTTCCGCCGCATGGTGCAGGAGGTCACCGGCCTCCCCGCCCGCGTCCCAGCAGGTCCTCCCTCCTCCGTCGCCCCGgagcgcaccgccgccgccgcggcgcccagcTGGACGCTGGCGCCCTCGTTCGTGCTCCCGACGCTTGACACGTCCGCGTTCCTCCtcgaccgcgccgcgccggcgccggaggtcAAGAGCTCGAGCCGCGGGTACGCGCCGGCCGCCacggcccccaccgccgcgGCAGCAGGGAACGACGACCCGTTGGCGCTGCTGGTGCAGATGGAGGCGATGATCGACTTCCCGACCCTGGAGAGCTGGGGAATCATCTGA
- the LOC120674600 gene encoding uncharacterized protein LOC120674600, producing the protein MDRSWMTKPRREPAYKDGVDQFLSFAFRDLPHDRKIACPCINCENRVTQNRDEVETHLKCDGILQGYTVWNHHGEEYDPPSFAFAHVPDNDGSIPTLGVPVENSHGRLDDMQGLLQAVFLPPASYESPSSMSGAELDDIQSNFTNMEHNIAEDVMSPAQDNTTKTEHDMYASFFKDAHTRLYPGCETYTKLSFLVHLYHQKCLHGWTQESFTSLLGILSAALPPEENLPKTYNEAKKIIRAFGLDYVKIHACPKDCMLFRGDRAMQETCHVCKSSRWKDGEKNGSPAQPKRKKKPAKVLRYFPLIPRIQRLFATNKTSDDMRWHDEGRTKDGKLRHPADGEAWKDFDRRYPDFEKDSRNVRLGLASDGFNPFRNLSSKHSTWPVMLIPYNLPPWICMKQTSLILSMIIPGPDSPGNDIDVYLQPLIDELLELWGGGSGNN; encoded by the coding sequence ATGGATCGAAGCTGGATGACTAAACCAAGAAGGGAACCTGCTTACAAAGATGGAGTGGACCAGTTCCTCTCATTTGCTTTCCGTGACCTTCCACATGATAGAAAGATAGCATGCCCTTGCATCAATTGTGAAAATAGAGTTACCCAAAATCGTGATGAAGTTGAGACTCACCTAAAATGTGATGGTATTCTTCAGGGTTATACAGTATGGAATCACCATGGAGAGGAGTATGACCCACCATCATTTGCATTTGCTCATGTGCCAGATAACGATGGGAGTATTCCTACTTTGGGTGTTCCAGTAGAAAATAGCCATGGAAGATTGGATGACATGCAAGGACTACTACAGGCTGTATTTCTTCCACCAGCAAGCTATGAATCACCGTCAAGTATGTCTGGAGCCGAATTAGATGATATTCAGTCTAATTTTACAAATATGGAACATAATATAGCTGAGGATGTGATGAGTCCTGCACAAGATAATACTACCAAGACAGAACATGATATGTATGCAAGCTTCTTCAAGGATGCACACACAAGGTTGTACCCAGGTTGTGAGACATATACAAAGTTGTCATTTTTAGTCCATTTATATCACCAAAAGTGCTTACATGGTTGGACACAAGAATCCTTTACATCCCTGCTTGGTATATTATCTGCTGCACTTCCACCGGAGGAAAATCTACCTAAGACATataatgaagcaaaaaaaattatccgTGCTTTTGGTCTTGACTATGTGAAAATCCATGCTTGTCCAAAAGACTGTATGCTTTTTCGAGGAGATAGAGCTATGCAAGAGACTTGTCATGTATGTAAAAGCTCTCGATGGAAAGATGGTGAgaagaatggatctccagcacagccgaaaaggaaaaagaagccaGCAAAAGTGTTACGTTATTTTCCTTTGATACCAAGAATCCAAAGGTTATTTGCAACTAACAAAACTTCGGATGATATGCGATGGCATGATGAAGGCCGTACAAAAGATGGCAAATTGCGACATCCAGCGGATGGGGAAGCTTGGAAGGATTTTGATAGAAGATATCCTGATTTTGAAAAAGATTCTCGAAATGTACGCCTTGGTCTTGCAAGTGATGGATTTAACCCATTTAGAAATTTGAGTTCAAAGCATAGTACTTGGCCAGTGATGCTCATTCCTTACAACCTACCACCTTGGATTTGCATGAAGCAAACATCTTTAATTTTGTCCATGATCATTCCAGGACCAGATTCTCCTGGGAATGATATTGATGTATACTTGCAGCCATTGATCGATGAGCTCTTAGagttgtgggggggggggagtggaAACAATTGA